A single region of the Malus sylvestris chromosome 8, drMalSylv7.2, whole genome shotgun sequence genome encodes:
- the LOC126631172 gene encoding disease resistance protein RUN1-like isoform X10, translated as MARASASAVFPWKYHVFLSFRGEDTRRGFTDHLYKQLEARGIRTFRDEPELESGTDINPELLKAIDQSRSAIIVLSTNFASSSWCLRELTHIVRCMKEKKRIFPIFYGVDPSDVRHQRGSFGEAFAEHEVNYREHMEEVNEWRKSLKRVANLAGWNSKDCRYETELIQGIVNTLWEEAHPTLSMLDSSERFVGIDSKMKEIDLLLETDANDVRFIGIWGMGGVGKTTLARLVYERISHDFEGSSFLANVREVCSKDGIVHLQKQLLSEILGENNIQIWNAYSGITKISRCLCNKKVLLVLDDVDQLDQLEKLVKQKEWFGFGSRVVVTTRDERLLVEHGIEMVYEVKPLTQDEALFLFSRKAFKDDELEEDFLELSKCFINYASGLPLALKTLGSFLYKRGRDEWKSALDKLKQAPDRKIFEPLKISYDGLDGLDKRIFLDIACFHKSCEKERVIEGLENCGFVGARVVIEVLIEKSLLYISFNSLSMHDLIQEMAWEIVRQESYDEPGGRSRLWLPKDIWHVHAKNTGSEAIEGIVLRLSEFEEAHCNPEAFTKMCKLRLLDIHNVSLSKGPEHLPNALRVLKWSWYPSKCLPPIFQPDELTELSLRHSKIDHLWDGIKRLGKLKSIDLSYSHNLTRTPDFTSIQNLEKLVLEGCTNLAKIHPSIAFLRRLRILNLKDCKSIMSLPNKVEMESLEVFDISGCSKVKKIPEFVGEMKNFRRLSLSRTVVQEIPSSVIRSSLEEIDLSGTALRETESSLVSVKNLVLSNFMGSNAPPARSWRSFFTFGEFPAKISHPASVVLASLRDLCFLKDLNLENCNFCGGAIPKDIGLLSSLVRLNLSGNHLVSLPASISGLSKLQYLNLENCSLCEGAIPEDIGFLSSLETLDLSGNHLVSLPASISGLSKLQYLNLKNCSLCEGAIPEDIGFLSSLERLNLSRNHLVSLPASISGLSQLEGLYLENCSLCEGAILEDIGFLSSLETLDLSGNHFVSLPASFSGLSNLRNFFLSNCKRLQQLPAIADDRRFRRYWCSLENCFSLGGNQSCNAIMYSMLKRFNQELPWSWDIVIPGSEIPEWLNNQSMGDSVIEKQPSHSSNSKAVGFAFCVLFVGSQNISAPNRGVKWSRHYRHEITCLINFGSNTTFQDTPECPLRCITEEVASDHLWLSFLSMNCIGRHSKGKCWDQIRFRCKSETGLKVKKCGVCRLYEQKKSSTER; from the exons ATGGCCCGGGCTTCTGCTTCTGCAGTTTTTCCATGGAAATACCATGTGTTTCTGAGTTTCAGAGGTGAAGACACCCGCCGGGGTTTTACAGATCATTTATACAAACAGTTGGAGGCGCGAGGAATCAGGACTTTCAGGGACGAACCAGAACTTGAAAGCGGGACAGATATCAATCCAGAGCTCCTGAAGGCAATTGACCAATCAAG GTCTGCAATCATAGTTCTTTCTACAAACTTTGCTTCTTCAAGTTGGTGTTTGCGAGAACTTACTCATATTGTTCGTTGcatgaaagagaaaaagagaattttTCCCATTTTTTATGGCGTGGATCCTTCTGATGTACGCCATCAACGAGGGAGTTTTGGGGAGGCCTTCGCGGAACATGAAGTAAATTATCGAGAACACATGGAGGAGGTAAATGAGTGGAGAAAGTCGTTAAAAAGGGTGGCTAATCTCGCTGGGTGGAATTCAAAGGATTGTAG GTATGAAACAGAGCTTATCCAAGGAATCGTCAATACACTATGGGAGGAAGCGCATCCTACGTTGTCAATGTTGGATTCCTCAGAGAGGTTTGTCGGAATCGATTCTAAAATGAAGGAAATAGATTTGCTTTTAGAAACAGATGCAAACGATGTTCGCTTTATAGGGATATGGGGGATGGGTGGAGTGGGTAAGACAACCCTAGCTAGATTAGTTTACGAGAGAATTTCTCATGATTTTGAAGGTAGCAGCTTTCTTGCTAATGTTAGAGAGGTGTGCTCTAAGGATGGTATAGTTCATCTACAAAAGCAGCTTCTTTCTGAAATCTTAGGGGAAAATAACATACAAATTTGGAATGCTTATAGTGGAATCACTAAGATAAGTAGGTGTTTATGTAATAAAAAG GTTCTTCTCGTACTCGATGATGTGGATCAATTAGACCAACTGGAAAAGTTGGTCAAACAAAAAGAGTGGTTTGGTTTTGGGAGTAGAGTCGTCGTTACAACTAGAGATGAACGTTTGTTAGTTGAACATGGTATAGAGATGGTATATGAGGTTAAGCCATTAACCcaagatgaagctctttttctctttagtCGGAAAGCCTTTAAAGATGATGAGTTGGAAGAAGATTTTTTAGAACTGTCTAAATGTTTCATCAATTATGCAAGTGGTCTTCCATTAGCTCTTAAAACTTTAGGGTCTTTTTTGTACAAAAGAGGTCGAGATGAATGGAAGAGTGCACTAGATAAACTGAAGCAAGCTCCTGATAGGAAAATTTTTGAACCATTGAAAATAAGTTATGATGGACTAGATGGGTTGGACAAGAGAATCTTCCTTGACATTGCATGTTTCCATAAGTCTTGTGAAAAGGAGCGAGTAATTGAAGGACTAGAAAACTGTGGCTTTGTTGGCGCTCGCGTTGTGATTGAAGTTCTTATTGAGAAATCTCTCTTGTATATTTCATTCAATTCTCTATCTATGCATGATTTGATACAAGAAATGGCATGGGAGATTGTTCGACAAGAGTCTTACGATGAGCCAGGTGGTCGTAGTCGGTTGTGGCTTCCTAAAGATATCTGGCATGTGCATGCAAAGAATACG GGATCAGAGGCAATTGAAGGCATAGTCTTACGCTTGAGTGAATTTGAAGAGGCACACTGCAATCCTGAAGCATTCACTAAGATGTGTAAGCTGAGGTTGCTCGACATTCATAATGTGAGCCTTTCTAAGGGACCCGAGCATCTTCCGAATGCTTTAAGAGTTCTCAAATGGAGCTGGTATCCCTCCAAATGTCTACCACCAATTTTTCAACCGGATGAACTTACAGAACTTAGTTTGCGGCATAGCAAAATTGATCACCTTTGGGATGGAATAAAG CGCTTGGGCAAGTTGAAGTCTATCGATCTTAGTTACTCCCACAACTTGACAAGGACCCCAGATTTCACAAGTATTCAAAATCTCGAGAAGCTGGTTCTTGAAGGTTGTACAAATTTAGCTAAGATTCATCCATCCATTGCGTTTCTCAGAAGGCTTagaattttaaatcttaaagaCTGTAAAAGTATTATGAGTCTCCCAAACAAGGTAGAAATGGAATCTCTTGAAGTATTTGACATTTCTGGCTGCTCAAAAGTGAAAAAGATTCCAGAATTTGTTGGAGAAATGAAAAATTTCCGGAGACTTTCTTTAAGCCGAACTGTTGTTCAGGAAATCCCTTCCTCAGTTATACGTAGCAGTTTGGAGGAGATTGATTTAAGTGGAACTGCTTTGAGAGAGACGGAATCCTCCCTTGTTTCAGTGAAAAATTTGGTACTATCAAATTTTATGGGAAGTAATGCACCACCAGCTAGATCATGGCgttccttcttcacttttgGTGAATTTCCAGCAAAGATTTCTCACCCTGCGAGTGTGGTCTTAGCTTCGTTGAGAGATTTATGCTTTCTGaaggatttaaatttggagaacTGCAATTTTTGTGGAGGAGCAATTCCCAAGGATATTGGTCTCTTGTCCTCTTTAGTAAGGCTAAATCTTAGCGGAAACCATTTGGTTAGCCTTCCTGCAAGCATCAGTGGGCTTTCTAAGCTGCAATATTTAAATCTCGAGAACTGCAGTCTTTGTGAAGGAGCAATTCCCGAGGATATTGGTTTCTTGTCCTCTTTAGAAACACTAGATCTTAGCGGAAACCATTTGGTTAGCCTTCCTGCAAGCATCAGTGGGCTTTCTAAGCTGCAGTATTTAAATCTCAAGAACTGCAGTCTTTGTGAAGGAGCAATTCCCGAGGATATTGGTTTCTTGTCCTCTTTAGAAAGACTAAATCTTAGCAGAAACCATTTGGTTAGCCTTCCTGCAAGCATCAGTGGGCTTTCTCAGCTGGAGGGTTTATATCTCGAGAACTGCAGTCTTTGTGAAGGAGCAATTCTCGAGGATATTGGTTTCTTGTCCTCTTTAGAAACACTAGATCTTAGCGGAAACCATTTTGTTAGCCTTCCTGCAAGCTTCAGTGGGCTTTCTAACCTGCGGAATTTTTTCTTGTCAAATTGCAAAAGGCTTCAACAACTGCCAGCCATTGCAGATGATCGCAGATTTAGACGTTATTGGTGCAGTTTGGAAAATTGCTTCAGTTTGGGTGGAAATCAAAGTTGTAATGCCATAATGTATTCAATGCTAAAGAGATTCAATCAG GAGCTCCCTTGGTCTTGGGATATAGTAATTCCTGGAAGTGAAATTCCTGAGTGGTTAAATAACCAAAGCATGGGAGATTCGGTGATTGAGAAGCAACCTTCGCACTCAAGCAATAGCAAGGCGGTGGGGTTTGCTTTTTGCGTTCTATTTGTAGGTTCTCAAAATATTTCAGCTCCCAATCGTGGAGTAAAATGGTCAAGACATTATAGGCATGAAATTACATGTTTGATCAATTTTGGTTCAAACACCACCTTTCAAGACACTCCTGAGTGCCCTCTTCGCTGTATTACCGAGGAAGTAGCATCAGATCACCTTTGGTTGAGCTTTCTATCTATGAATTGCATTGGTCGGCATTCGAAGGGGAAATGTTGGGATCAGATTCGGTTTCGTTGCAAAAGCGAGACAGGCTTGAAGGTGAAGAAGTGCGGAGTCTGTAGACTGTATGAACAGAAGAAGAGCTCAACCGAACGATGA
- the LOC126631172 gene encoding disease resistance protein RUN1-like isoform X5, translating to MARASAPAIFPWKYQVFLSFRGEDTRRGFTDHLYKQLEARGIRTFRDEPELERGTDINPELLKAIDQSRSAIIVLSTNFASSSWCLRELTHIVRCMKEKKRIFPIFYGVDPSDVRHQRGSFGEAFAKHEVNYREHMEEVNEWRKSLKRVANLAGWNSKDCRYDTELIQGIVNTLWEEVHPTLSMLDSSERFVGIDSKLKEIDLLLETDANDVRFIGIWGMGGVGKTTLARLVYERISHDFEGSSFLANVREVCSNSKDGIVHLQKQLLSKILGENNIQIWNDYSGITRISRCLRNKKVLLVLDDVDQLDQLEKLVKQKEWFGFGSRVVVTTRDERLLVEHGIEMVYEVKPLTQDEALFLFSRKAFKDDELEEDFLELSKCFINYASGLPLALKTLGSFLYKRGRDEWKSALDKLKQAPDRKIFEPLKISYDGLDGLDKRIFLDIACFHKSCEKERVIEGLENCGFVGARVVIEVLIEKSLLYISFNSLSMHDLIQEMAWEIVRQESYDEPGGRSRLWLPKDIWHVHAKNTGSEAIEGIVLRLSEFEEAHCNPEAFTKMCKLRLLDIHNVSLSKGPEHLPNALRVLKWSWYPSKCLPPIFQPDELTELSLRHSKIDHLWDGIKRLGKLKSIDLSYSHNLTRTPDFTSIQNLEKLVLEGCTNLAKIHPSIAFLRRLRILNLKDCKSIMSLPNKVEMESLEVFDISGCSKVKKIPEFVGEMKNFRRLSLSRTVVQEIPSSVIRSSLEEIDLSGTALRETESSLVSVKNLVLSNFMGSNAPPARSWRSFFTFGEFPAKISHPASVVLASLRDLCFLKDLNLENCNFCGGAIPKDIGLLSSLVRLNLSGNHLVSLPASISGLSKLQYLNLENCSLCEGAIPEDIGFLSSLETLDLSGNHLVSLPASISGLSKLQYLNLKNCSLCEGAIPEDIGFLSSLERLNLSRNHLVSLPASISGLSQLEGLYLENCSLCEGAILEDIGFLSSLETLDLSGNHFVSLPASFSGLSNLRNFFLSNCKRLQQLPAIADDRRFRRYWCSLENCFSLGGNQSCNAIMYSMLKRFNQELPWSWDIVIPGSEIPEWLNNQSMGDSVIEKQPSHSSNSKAVGFAFCVLFVGSQNISAPNRGVKWSRHYRHEITCLINFGSNTTFQDTPECPLRCITEEVASDHLWLSFLSMNCIGRHSKGKCWDQIRFRCKSETGLKVKKCGVCRLYEQKKSSTER from the exons ATGGCCCGGGCTTCTGCTCCTGCAATTTTTCCATGGAAATACCAAGTGTTTCTGAGTTTCAGAG GTGAAGACACCCGCCGGGGTTTTACAGATCATTTATACAAACAGTTGGAGGCGCGAGGAATCAGGACTTTCAGGGACGAACCAGAACTTGAAAGAGGGACAGATATCAATCCAGAGCTCCTGAAGGCAATTGACCAATCAAGGTCTGCAATCATAGTTCTTTCTACGAACTTTGCTTCTTCAAGTTGGTGTTTGCGAGAACTTACTCATATTGTTCGTTGcatgaaagagaaaaagagaattttTCCCATTTTTTATGGCGTGGATCCTTCTGATGTACGCCATCAACGAGGGAGTTTTGGGGAGGCCTTCGCGAAACATGAAGTAAATTATCGAGAACACATGGAGGAGGTAAATGAGTGGAGAAAGTCGTTAAAAAGGGTGGCTAATCTCGCTGGGTGGAATTCAAAGGATTGTAG GTATGATACAGAGCTTATCCAAGGAATCGTCAATACACTATGGGAGGAAGTGCATCCTACGTTGTCAATGTTGGATTCCTCAGAGAGGTTTGTCGGAATCGATTCTAAACTGAAGGAAATAGATTTGCTTTTAGAAACAGATGCAAACGATGTTCGCTTTATAGGGATATGGGGGATGGGTGGAGTGGGTAAGACAACCCTAGCTAGATTAGTTTACGAGAGAATTTCTCATGATTTTGAAGGTAGCAGCTTTCTTGCTAATGTTAGAGAGGTGTGCTCTAACTCTAAGGATGGTATAGTTCATCTACAAAAGCAGCTTCTTTCTAAAATCTTAGGGGAAAATAACATACAAATTTGGAATGATTATAGTGGAATCACTAGGATAAGTAGGTGTTTACGTAATAAAAAGGTTCTTCTCGTACTCGATGATGTGGATCAATTAGACCAACTGGAAAAGTTGGTCAAACAAAAAGAGTGGTTTGGTTTTGGGAGTAGAGTCGTCGTTACAACTAGAGATGAACGTTTGTTAGTTGAACATGGTATAGAGATGGTATATGAGGTTAAGCCATTAACCcaagatgaagctctttttctctttagtCGGAAAGCCTTTAAAGATGATGAGTTGGAAGAAGATTTTTTAGAACTGTCTAAATGTTTCATCAATTATGCAAGTGGTCTTCCATTAGCTCTTAAAACTTTAGGGTCTTTTTTGTACAAAAGAGGTCGAGATGAATGGAAGAGTGCACTAGATAAACTGAAGCAAGCTCCTGATAGGAAAATTTTTGAACCATTGAAAATAAGTTATGATGGACTAGATGGGTTGGACAAGAGAATCTTCCTTGACATTGCATGTTTCCATAAGTCTTGTGAAAAGGAGCGAGTAATTGAAGGACTAGAAAACTGTGGCTTTGTTGGCGCTCGCGTTGTGATTGAAGTTCTTATTGAGAAATCTCTCTTGTATATTTCATTCAATTCTCTATCTATGCATGATTTGATACAAGAAATGGCATGGGAGATTGTTCGACAAGAGTCTTACGATGAGCCAGGTGGTCGTAGTCGGTTGTGGCTTCCTAAAGATATCTGGCATGTGCATGCAAAGAATACG GGATCAGAGGCAATTGAAGGCATAGTCTTACGCTTGAGTGAATTTGAAGAGGCACACTGCAATCCTGAAGCATTCACTAAGATGTGTAAGCTGAGGTTGCTCGACATTCATAATGTGAGCCTTTCTAAGGGACCCGAGCATCTTCCGAATGCTTTAAGAGTTCTCAAATGGAGCTGGTATCCCTCCAAATGTCTACCACCAATTTTTCAACCGGATGAACTTACAGAACTTAGTTTGCGGCATAGCAAAATTGATCACCTTTGGGATGGAATAAAG CGCTTGGGCAAGTTGAAGTCTATCGATCTTAGTTACTCCCACAACTTGACAAGGACCCCAGATTTCACAAGTATTCAAAATCTCGAGAAGCTGGTTCTTGAAGGTTGTACAAATTTAGCTAAGATTCATCCATCCATTGCGTTTCTCAGAAGGCTTagaattttaaatcttaaagaCTGTAAAAGTATTATGAGTCTCCCAAACAAGGTAGAAATGGAATCTCTTGAAGTATTTGACATTTCTGGCTGCTCAAAAGTGAAAAAGATTCCAGAATTTGTTGGAGAAATGAAAAATTTCCGGAGACTTTCTTTAAGCCGAACTGTTGTTCAGGAAATCCCTTCCTCAGTTATACGTAGCAGTTTGGAGGAGATTGATTTAAGTGGAACTGCTTTGAGAGAGACGGAATCCTCCCTTGTTTCAGTGAAAAATTTGGTACTATCAAATTTTATGGGAAGTAATGCACCACCAGCTAGATCATGGCgttccttcttcacttttgGTGAATTTCCAGCAAAGATTTCTCACCCTGCGAGTGTGGTCTTAGCTTCGTTGAGAGATTTATGCTTTCTGaaggatttaaatttggagaacTGCAATTTTTGTGGAGGAGCAATTCCCAAGGATATTGGTCTCTTGTCCTCTTTAGTAAGGCTAAATCTTAGCGGAAACCATTTGGTTAGCCTTCCTGCAAGCATCAGTGGGCTTTCTAAGCTGCAATATTTAAATCTCGAGAACTGCAGTCTTTGTGAAGGAGCAATTCCCGAGGATATTGGTTTCTTGTCCTCTTTAGAAACACTAGATCTTAGCGGAAACCATTTGGTTAGCCTTCCTGCAAGCATCAGTGGGCTTTCTAAGCTGCAGTATTTAAATCTCAAGAACTGCAGTCTTTGTGAAGGAGCAATTCCCGAGGATATTGGTTTCTTGTCCTCTTTAGAAAGACTAAATCTTAGCAGAAACCATTTGGTTAGCCTTCCTGCAAGCATCAGTGGGCTTTCTCAGCTGGAGGGTTTATATCTCGAGAACTGCAGTCTTTGTGAAGGAGCAATTCTCGAGGATATTGGTTTCTTGTCCTCTTTAGAAACACTAGATCTTAGCGGAAACCATTTTGTTAGCCTTCCTGCAAGCTTCAGTGGGCTTTCTAACCTGCGGAATTTTTTCTTGTCAAATTGCAAAAGGCTTCAACAACTGCCAGCCATTGCAGATGATCGCAGATTTAGACGTTATTGGTGCAGTTTGGAAAATTGCTTCAGTTTGGGTGGAAATCAAAGTTGTAATGCCATAATGTATTCAATGCTAAAGAGATTCAATCAG GAGCTCCCTTGGTCTTGGGATATAGTAATTCCTGGAAGTGAAATTCCTGAGTGGTTAAATAACCAAAGCATGGGAGATTCGGTGATTGAGAAGCAACCTTCGCACTCAAGCAATAGCAAGGCGGTGGGGTTTGCTTTTTGCGTTCTATTTGTAGGTTCTCAAAATATTTCAGCTCCCAATCGTGGAGTAAAATGGTCAAGACATTATAGGCATGAAATTACATGTTTGATCAATTTTGGTTCAAACACCACCTTTCAAGACACTCCTGAGTGCCCTCTTCGCTGTATTACCGAGGAAGTAGCATCAGATCACCTTTGGTTGAGCTTTCTATCTATGAATTGCATTGGTCGGCATTCGAAGGGGAAATGTTGGGATCAGATTCGGTTTCGTTGCAAAAGCGAGACAGGCTTGAAGGTGAAGAAGTGCGGAGTCTGTAGACTGTATGAACAGAAGAAGAGCTCAACCGAACGATGA
- the LOC126631172 gene encoding disease resistance protein RPV1-like isoform X8, which translates to MARASASAVFPWKYHVFLSFRGEDTRRGFTDHLYKQLEARGIRTFRDEPELESGTDINPELLKAIDQSRSAIIVLSTNFASSSWCLRELTHIVRCMKEKKRIFPIFYGVDPSDVRHQRGSFGEAFAEHEVNYREHMDEVNEWRKSLKRVANLAGWNSKDYRYDTELIQGIVNTLWEEVHPTLSMLDSSERFVGIDSKLKEIDLLLETDANDVRFIGIWGMGGVGKTTLARLVYERISHDFEGSSFLANVREVCSNSKDGIVHLQKQLLSKILGENNIQIWNDYSGITRISRCLRNKKVLLVLDDVDQLDQLEKLVKQKEWFGFGSRVVVTTRDERLLVEHGIEMVYEVKPLTQDEALFLFSRKAFKDDELEEDFLELSKCFINYASGLPLALKTLGSFLYKRGRDEWKSALDKLKQAPDRKIFEPLKISYDGLDGLDKRIFLDIACFHKSCEKERVIEGLENCGFVGARVVIEVLIEKSLLYISFNSLSMHDLIQEMAWEIVRQESYDEPGGRSRLWLPKDIWHVHAKNTGSEAIEGIVLRLSEFEEAHCNPEAFTKMCKLRLLDIHNVSLSKGPNHLPNALRVLKWSWYPSKCLPPIFQPDELTELSLRHSKIDHLWDGIKRLGKLKSIDLSYSHNLTRTPDFTSIQNLEKLVLEGCTNLAKIHSSIAFLRRLRILNLKDCKSIMSLPNKVEMESLEVFDISGCSKVKKIPEFVGEMKNFWRLSLSRTVVQEIPSSVIRRSLEEIDLSGTALRETESSLVSVKNLVLSNFMGSNAPPARSWHSLFTFGEFPAKISHPASVVLASLKDLCFLKELNLKNCNLCEGAIPEDIDFLSSLVKLNLSGNHLVSLPASISGLSKLRDLNLGNCSLCEEAIPEDIGFLSSLQTLNLSGNHLVSLPASISGLSKLQDLNLENCNLCEGAIPEDIGFLSSLVRLNLSENHLVSLPASIGGLSKLRYLNMGNCSLCEGAIPEDIGFLSSLVILNLSGNYFFSLPASISGLSKLQYFYLENCKRLQQLPAFPDARRFVPFLWKFDNCFSLGGNQGCNAIMYSMLKRFNQELPRFCRIVIPGSEIPEWLNNQSMGDSVIEKLPSHSSNSKEVGFAFCALFVGSQNISAPNRGVKWSRHYRHEITCLINFGSNTTFQDTPECPLRCITEEVASDHLWLSFLSMNCIGRHSKGKCWDQIRFRCKSETGLKVKKCGVCRLYEQKKSSTER; encoded by the exons ATGGCCCGGGCTTCTGCTTCTGCAGTTTTTCCATGGAAATACCATGTGTTTCTGAGTTTCAGAGGTGAAGACACCCGCCGGGGTTTTACAGATCATTTATACAAACAGTTGGAGGCGCGAGGAATCAGGACTTTCAGGGACGAACCAGAACTTGAAAGCGGGACAGATATCAATCCAGAGCTCCTGAAGGCAATTGACCAATCAAGGTCTGCAATCATAGTTCTTTCTACGAACTTTGCTTCTTCAAGTTGGTGTTTGCGAGAACTTACTCATATTGTTCGTTGcatgaaagagaaaaagagaattttTCCCATTTTTTATGGCGTGGATCCTTCTGATGTACGCCATCAACGAGGGAGTTTTGGGGAGGCCTTTGCGGAACATGAAGTAAATTATCGAGAACACATGGATGAGGTAAATGAGTGGAGAAAGTCGTTAAAAAGGGTGGCTAATCTCGCTGGGTGGAATTCAAAGGATTATAG GTATGATACAGAGCTTATCCAAGGAATCGTCAATACACTATGGGAGGAAGTGCATCCTACGTTGTCAATGTTGGATTCCTCAGAGAGGTTTGTCGGAATCGATTCTAAACTGAAGGAAATAGATTTGCTTTTAGAAACAGATGCAAACGATGTTCGCTTTATAGGGATATGGGGGATGGGTGGAGTGGGTAAGACAACCCTAGCTAGATTAGTTTACGAGAGAATTTCTCATGATTTTGAAGGTAGCAGCTTTCTTGCTAATGTTAGAGAGGTGTGCTCTAACTCTAAGGATGGTATAGTTCATCTACAAAAGCAGCTTCTTTCTAAAATCTTAGGGGAAAATAACATACAAATTTGGAATGATTATAGTGGAATCACTAGGATAAGTAGGTGTTTACGTAATAAAAAGGTTCTTCTCGTACTCGATGATGTGGATCAATTAGACCAACTGGAAAAGTTGGTCAAACAAAAAGAGTGGTTTGGTTTTGGGAGTAGAGTCGTCGTTACAACTAGAGATGAACGTTTGTTAGTTGAACATGGTATAGAGATGGTATATGAGGTTAAGCCATTAACCcaagatgaagctctttttctctttagtCGGAAAGCCTTTAAAGATGATGAGTTGGAAGAAGATTTTTTAGAACTGTCTAAATGTTTCATCAATTATGCAAGTGGTCTTCCATTAGCTCTTAAAACTTTAGGGTCTTTTTTGTACAAAAGAGGTCGAGATGAATGGAAGAGTGCACTAGATAAACTGAAGCAAGCTCCTGATAGGAAAATTTTTGAACCATTGAAAATAAGTTATGATGGACTAGATGGGTTGGACAAGAGAATCTTCCTTGACATTGCATGTTTCCATAAGTCTTGTGAAAAGGAGCGAGTAATTGAAGGACTAGAAAACTGTGGCTTTGTTGGCGCTCGCGTTGTGATTGAAGTTCTTATTGAGAAATCTCTCTTGTATATTTCATTCAATTCTCTATCTATGCATGATTTGATACAAGAAATGGCATGGGAGATTGTTCGACAAGAGTCTTACGATGAGCCAGGTGGTCGTAGTCGGTTGTGGCTTCCTAAAGATATCTGGCATGTGCATGCAAAGAATACG GGATCAGAGGCAATTGAAGGCATAGTCTTACGCTTGAGTGAATTTGAAGAGGCACACTGCAATCCTGAAGCATTCACTAAGATGTGTAAGCTGAGGTTGCTCGACATTCATAATGTGAGCCTTTCTAAGGGCCCCAATCATCTTCCGAATGCTTTAAGAGTTCTCAAATGGAGCTGGTATCCCTCCAAATGTCTACCACCAATTTTTCAACCGGATGAACTTACAGAACTTAGTCTGCGGCATAGCAAAATTGATCACCTTTGGGATGGAATAAAG CGCTTGGGCAAGTTGAAGTCTATCGATCTTAGTTACTCCCACAACTTGACAAGGACCCCAGATTTCACAAGTATTCAAAATCTCGAGAAGCTGGTTCTTGAAGGTTGTACAAATTTAGCTAAGATTCATTCATCCATTGCGTTTCTCAGAAGGCTTagaattttaaatcttaaagaCTGTAAAAGTATTATGAGTCTCCCAAACAAGGTAGAAATGGAATCTCTTGAAGTATTTGACATTTCTGGCTGCTCAAAAGTGAAAAAGATTCCAGAATTTGTTGGAGAAATGAAAAATTTCTGGAGACTTTCTTTAAGCCGAACTGTTGTTCAGGAAATCCCTTCCTCAGTTATACGTAGGAGTTTGGAGGAGATTGATTTAAGTGGAACTGCTTTGAGAGAGACGGAATCCTCCCTTGTTTCAGTGAAAAATTTGGTACTATCAAATTTTATGGGAAGTAATGCACCACCAGCTAGATCATGGCATTCCTTATTCACTTTTGGTGAATTTCCAGCAAAGATTTCTCACCCTGCGAGTGTGGTCTTAGCTTCGTTGAAAGATTTATGCTTTCTGAAGGAATTAAATCTGAAGAACTGCAATCTTTGTGAAGGAGCAATTCCCGAGGATATTGATTTCTTGTCCTCTTTAGTAAAGCTAAATCTTAGCGGAAACCATTTGGTTAGCCTTCCTGCAAGCATCAGTGGGCTTTCTAAGCTGCGggatttaaatttggggaaCTGCAGTCTTTGTGAAGAAGCAATTCCCGAGGATATTGGTTTCTTGTCCTCTTTACAAACACTAAATCTTAGCGGAAACCATTTGGTTAGCCTTCCTGCAAGCATCAGTGGGCTTTCTAAGCTGCAGGATTTAAATCTGGAGAACTGCAATCTTTGTGAAGGAGCAATTCCTGAGGATATTGGTTTCTTGTCCTCTTTAGTAAGACTAAATCTTAGCGAAAACCATTTGGTTAGCCTTCCTGCAAGCATCGGTGGGCTTTCTAAGCTGCGGTATTTAAATATGGGGAATTGCAGTCTTTGTGAAGGAGCAATTCCCGAGGATATTGGTTTCTTGTCCTCTTTAGTAATACTAAATCTTAGCGGAAACTATTTTTTTAGCCTTCCTGCAAGCATCAGTGGGCTTTCTAAGCTGCAGTATTTTTACTTGGAAAATTGCAAAAGGCTTCAACAACTGCCAGCCTTTCCAGATGCTCGCAGATTTGTACCTTTTTTGTGGAAGTTTGACAATTGCTTCAGTTTGGGTGGAAATCAAGGTTGCAATGCCATAATGTATTCAATGCTAAAGAGATTCAATCAg GAGCTCCCTCGGTTTTGCCGTATAGTAATTCCTGGAAGTGAAATTCCTGAGTGGTTAAATAACCAAAGCATGGGAGATTCGGTGATTGAGAAGCTACCTTCGCACTCAAGCAATAGCAAGGAGGTGGGGTTTGCTTTTTGCGCTCTATTTGTAG GTTCTCAAAATATTTCAGCTCCCAATCGTGGAGTAAAATGGTCAAGACATTATAGGCATGAAATTACATGTTTGATCAATTTTGGTTCAAACACCACCTTTCAAGACACTCCTGAGTGCCCTCTTCGCTGTATTACCGAGGAAGTAGCATCAGATCACCTTTGGTTGAGCTTTCTATCTATGAATTGCATTGGTCGGCATTCGAAGGGGAAATGTTGGGATCAGATTCGGTTTCGTTGCAAAAGCGAGACAGGCTTGAAGGTGAAGAAGTGCGGAGTCTGTAGACTGTATGAACAGAAGAAGAGCTCAACCGAACGATGA